A region from the Benincasa hispida cultivar B227 chromosome 12, ASM972705v1, whole genome shotgun sequence genome encodes:
- the LOC120067505 gene encoding vicilin-like seed storage protein At2g18540 has protein sequence MADQASQPSASTPSTDQISMRVAAFLAASCRLAAQPHTVSRITSRPRRNPLAIRPAQFKRGQSIESTPLPTPVISTESEKKRQDDNEVFGKILSNLEVEGDLLDAGVVNQPLSTEEVTMVVTEEVVVVEEVAVTNEVVEEETRRSTLALETFEETTQVEFYDVPIKVVLEEVATEKKQEVEDEKKKKKKKKEKKVGEGEPSHHRKEKKNKEKKEDEKDEEAKLRKKKEKKEMKERRREERRLKKEEEKKKRVASPEMDGESTSVREDRGEIAQLMEPTQPEPTQLVWTDEGEEGEATLLMRRHKGLSLTLKF, from the coding sequence ATGGCCGACCAAGCTTCCCAGCCTTCTGCTTCAACCCCTTCCACTGACCAAATCTCCATGCGAGTGGCAGCATTCCTTGCTGCCAGTTGCCGTCTTGCTGCCCAACCCCACACTGTTTCCAGAATCACCAGTAGACCTCGGAGAAACCCTTTAGCTATCAGGCCTGCTCAGTTCAAGAGGGGACAAAGCATTGAAAGCACCCCACTCCCAACTCCAGTCATCTCAACTGAAAGCGAAAAGAAGAGACAAGATGACAATGAGGTATTCGGAAAAATTCTGAGTAACTTGGAGGTAGAAGGAGATTTGCTCGAtgcaggggttgtaaaccaaccattGTCTACGGAGGAGGTGACGATGGTGGTGACTGAAGAAGTGGTGGTGGTAGAGGAAGTGGCAGTGACGAATGAAGTGGTGGAAGAGGAGACAAGAAGAAGCACTTTGGCTTTAGAGACTTTTGAGGAAACTACGCAAGTAGAATTCTATGACGTACCCATCAAAGTCGTGTTAGAAGAAGTTGCGACAGAGAAGAAACAAGAAGTGGAAGacgagaaaaagaagaaaaagaagaagaaggaaaagaaggttggAGAAGGTGAGCCATCCCATCAtcgcaaagagaagaagaataaagaaaagaaggaggATGAAAAAGATGAGGAGGCCaagctaagaaagaagaaagagaagaaagaaatgaaggaGCGCAGGCGTGAGGAAAGGCGCctaaagaaggaagaagaaaagaagaagagggttGCAAGTCCAGAGatggatggagaatcaacctctgtAAGGGAGGACAGGGGGGAAATAGCGCAATTAATGGAGCCGACGCAACCTGAACCAACGCAATTAGTTTGGACTGACGAAGGCGAAGAAGGAGAAGCTACCCTCCTAATGCGGCGTCACAAGGGTCTATCGTTGACCCTTAAATTTTGA
- the LOC120067503 gene encoding uncharacterized protein LOC120067503: MVENFLKKNIFTRYGTPSALISDEGSNFINHIITNLLTKFNVSHRVSTAYQLQTNGQAEISNKEIKTILEKVVSASRKDCSPKLDEALWAYMTAFKTPIDMSSYALVFGKVCHLPLEFEHKAMWASKKLNFDLSSVGEVRKLQLNELVEWRMNTYKNAKLYKERTKKWHADCINK; this comes from the coding sequence ATGGTGGAGAAttttctcaagaaaaatatcttcacaCGATATGGAACGCCCAGTGCCTTAATTAGTGATGAAGGCTCAAATTTCATCAACCACATCATCACCAACCTGTTGACCAAATTTAATGTCAGCCATAGAGTTTCAACCGCATATCAGCTACAAACCAATGGGCAGGCAGAAATTTCTAACAAAGAGATCAagactatcttggagaaggtagtcagtgCCTCTAGGAAGGATTGTTCACCTAAGCTTGACGAAGCATTATGGGCATACATGACTGCCTTCAAAACTCCAATTGACATGTCCTCATATGCTCTGGTCTTCGGAAAAGTTTGTCATCTGCCTCTCGAGTTTGAACACAAAGCAATGTGGGCAAGTAAAAAGCTAAACTTTGATCTGTCAAGCGTGGGGGAAGTCCGAAAGTTGCAGTTGAATGAGCTAGTCGAGTGGCGAATGAATACCTACAAAAATGCCAAGCTTTATAAAGAGCgaaccaagaagtggcatgcCGACTGCATAAACAAATGA